In the genome of Pseudomonas putida, one region contains:
- a CDS encoding MFS transporter, with protein sequence MSVPHEVSPATLRRVIAASAIGNFVEWFDFAVYGFLATLIASLFFTGEDASVALLKTFAVFAVAFALRPLGGIVFGALGDKLGRKRILSLTILLMAGSTTLIGLLPTYASIGLAAPLLLTLARCLQGFSAGGEYAGACAYLMEHAPQDKRAFYGSFVPVSTFSAFACAAVIAYTLEASLTAEAMSSWGWRVPFLIAAPLGLVGLYLRWRMEETPAFREAMAEGKEHSHSPLKETLRHHGRAIRNLGAFISLTALSFYMFTTYFSTYLQMVGNLTRAQSLLVTTVALLFAAVGCPLAGAFSDRVGRRKTIGFTCLWVMVAVFPAYWLASSGSMSGALLGVILLAVGALLSGVVTAALLSESFPTRTRYTASAITYNVAYTLFGGTAPLVATWLISQTGSSLAPAFYLVVIALVALVGGLALPETSRISLHEDGSERQPERAVS encoded by the coding sequence ATGTCCGTACCCCATGAGGTATCCCCCGCCACCTTGCGGCGGGTGATCGCCGCCTCGGCCATCGGCAATTTCGTCGAATGGTTCGATTTTGCCGTCTATGGCTTTCTCGCCACGCTGATCGCCAGCCTGTTCTTCACAGGCGAAGACGCCAGCGTGGCCTTGCTCAAGACCTTCGCCGTGTTCGCCGTGGCGTTCGCCCTGCGCCCGCTGGGCGGTATCGTGTTCGGCGCGCTCGGCGACAAGCTGGGGCGCAAACGCATCCTGTCGTTGACCATCCTGCTGATGGCGGGCTCCACCACCCTGATCGGCCTGTTGCCGACCTACGCCAGCATTGGCCTTGCGGCGCCGCTGCTGCTGACCCTGGCGCGCTGCCTGCAGGGCTTCTCGGCAGGCGGCGAATATGCCGGCGCCTGCGCCTACCTGATGGAGCACGCCCCCCAGGACAAGCGCGCCTTCTATGGCAGTTTCGTGCCGGTCTCGACTTTCTCCGCCTTCGCCTGCGCGGCGGTGATCGCCTATACCTTGGAGGCGAGCCTGACCGCCGAAGCGATGAGCAGTTGGGGCTGGCGTGTTCCGTTCTTGATCGCCGCGCCGTTGGGCCTGGTCGGCCTCTACCTGCGCTGGCGGATGGAGGAAACCCCGGCCTTCCGTGAGGCGATGGCCGAGGGCAAGGAGCACAGCCACTCGCCGCTCAAGGAAACCTTGCGCCATCACGGGCGGGCGATCCGCAACCTGGGCGCGTTCATCTCGCTGACGGCGCTGTCGTTCTACATGTTCACCACCTATTTCTCCACTTACCTGCAGATGGTCGGCAACCTCACCCGGGCCCAGTCGCTGCTGGTGACCACCGTGGCACTGCTGTTCGCTGCGGTCGGCTGCCCGCTGGCCGGCGCCTTCTCCGACCGGGTGGGGCGTCGCAAGACCATCGGCTTTACCTGCCTGTGGGTGATGGTGGCGGTGTTCCCGGCGTACTGGCTGGCCAGTTCCGGGTCGATGTCGGGGGCGTTGCTGGGGGTGATTCTGCTGGCTGTCGGAGCCTTGCTCAGTGGCGTGGTCACAGCGGCGTTGCTGTCGGAAAGCTTCCCGACCCGGACGCGTTACACTGCCTCGGCGATCACCTACAACGTGGCCTACACGCTGTTCGGCGGTACCGCACCGCTGGTGGCCACGTGGCTGATCAGCCAGACCGGCAGCAGCCTGGCGCCGGCGTTCTACCTGGTGGTGATCGCACTGGTGGCATTGGTGGGTGGGTTGGCCTTGCCGGAAACGTCGCGGATCTCGCTGCATGAGGACGGCAGTGAGCGCCAGCCCGAACGGGCAGTGTCATAA
- a CDS encoding efflux RND transporter permease subunit produces MFERLIQFAIEQRLVVMLAVVLMAAVGINSYQKLPIDAVPDITNVQVQINTAAPGYSPLETEQRITFAIETAMAGLPGLKQTRSLSRSGLSQVTVIFEDSTDIFFARQLVNERLQVAREQLPGGIEAAMGPISTGLGEIFLWTVEAEPGALKDDGTPYTATDLRVIQDWIIKPQLRNVPGVAEVNTIGGHAKQYLIAPDPKRLAAYKLTLNDLIGALESNNANVGAGYIERNGEQLLIRAPGQVAGAEDIANIVISSVDGTPIRVSHVAQVGLGQELRSGAATENGREVVLGTVFMLIGENSRTVSQAVASKLADINRTLPKGVVAVTVYDRTNLVEKAIATVKKNLVEGAILVIAVLFLFLGNIRAALITAMVIPLSMLFTFTGMFSNKVSANLMSLGALDFGIIVDGAVVIVENAIRRLAHAQQRHGRMLSRTERFHEVFAAAREARRPLIYGQLIIMVVYLPIFALTGVEGKMFHPMAFTVVMALLGAMILSVTFVPAAIALFVTGKVKEEEGVVMRTARQRYAPVLAWVLRRRKLAFAGAAVLVVLSGVLASRMGSEFIPSLSEGDFALQALRVPGTSLSQSVQMQQRLEQTIIAQVPEVERVFARTGTAEIASDPMPPNISDAYVMLKPREQWADPGKPREALIAEVQRAAASVPGSNYELSQPIQLRFNELLSGVRSDVAVKVFGDDMDVLNRTAAQIATALQQVPGASEVKVEQTTGLPVLTIDIDRDKAARYGLNVGDVQDAIAIAVGGRTAGTLYEGDRRFDIVVRLSEALRTDVDGLSSLLIPVPASSAAGAGQIGFIPLSQVAMLNLQLGPNQVSREDGKRVVVVSANVRGRDLGSFVEEAEQRLIDKVQIPAGYWTRWGGQFEQLQSAAERLQVVVPVALLLVMALLLMMFNNLKDGLLVFTGIPFALTGGVLALWLRDIPLSISAGVGFIALSGVAVLNGLVMIAFIRNLREEGRTLHAAIEEGALTRLRPVLMTALVASLGFIPMALATGTGAEVQRPLATVVIGGILSSTALTLLVLPALYQWAHRREEPA; encoded by the coding sequence ATGTTCGAACGCCTGATCCAATTCGCCATCGAGCAGCGCCTGGTGGTGATGCTCGCGGTGGTGCTGATGGCTGCCGTCGGCATCAACAGCTATCAGAAGCTGCCGATCGATGCGGTGCCGGATATCACCAACGTCCAGGTGCAGATCAACACCGCCGCGCCCGGCTATTCGCCGCTCGAGACCGAGCAGCGCATCACCTTTGCCATCGAGACGGCCATGGCCGGTCTGCCGGGGCTCAAGCAGACCCGCTCGCTGTCACGCTCGGGGCTGTCCCAGGTGACGGTGATCTTCGAGGACAGCACCGACATCTTCTTCGCCCGTCAGCTGGTCAACGAGCGGCTGCAAGTGGCCCGCGAGCAGTTGCCTGGCGGTATCGAAGCGGCCATGGGACCAATCTCCACCGGGCTGGGCGAGATTTTCCTGTGGACCGTCGAGGCCGAGCCAGGTGCGCTCAAGGACGATGGCACGCCCTATACCGCCACCGACCTGCGGGTGATCCAGGACTGGATCATCAAGCCGCAACTGCGCAACGTGCCCGGCGTGGCCGAGGTCAACACCATCGGCGGCCATGCCAAGCAGTATCTGATCGCCCCGGACCCAAAACGTTTGGCGGCCTACAAGCTCACCCTCAATGACCTGATCGGTGCGCTGGAAAGCAACAACGCCAACGTCGGCGCAGGCTACATCGAGCGCAATGGCGAACAGTTGCTGATCCGCGCCCCAGGTCAGGTGGCCGGCGCCGAGGACATCGCCAACATCGTCATCTCCAGCGTCGATGGCACGCCGATCCGTGTCAGCCATGTCGCCCAGGTGGGCCTGGGTCAGGAGCTGCGCTCCGGCGCGGCCACCGAGAACGGCCGCGAAGTGGTGTTGGGCACGGTGTTCATGTTGATCGGCGAGAACAGCCGCACGGTGTCCCAGGCGGTGGCGAGCAAGCTTGCCGACATCAACCGCACGCTGCCCAAGGGCGTTGTCGCGGTGACGGTGTACGACCGCACCAACCTCGTGGAAAAAGCCATCGCCACGGTCAAGAAGAACCTGGTGGAGGGGGCGATCCTGGTGATCGCGGTGTTGTTCCTGTTCCTGGGCAATATCCGCGCGGCATTGATTACCGCGATGGTCATTCCGCTGTCGATGCTGTTCACCTTCACTGGCATGTTCAGCAACAAGGTCAGCGCCAACCTGATGAGCCTCGGCGCCCTGGACTTCGGCATCATCGTCGACGGCGCGGTGGTGATCGTCGAGAACGCCATTCGCCGCCTGGCCCACGCCCAGCAGCGGCATGGCCGCATGCTGAGTCGCACCGAGCGTTTCCACGAAGTGTTTGCCGCCGCCCGTGAGGCGCGCCGGCCGCTGATCTACGGCCAGTTGATCATCATGGTGGTGTACCTGCCGATCTTTGCCCTGACCGGCGTCGAGGGCAAGATGTTCCATCCCATGGCCTTCACCGTGGTGATGGCCTTGCTGGGGGCGATGATCCTCTCGGTGACCTTCGTGCCCGCGGCCATTGCCCTGTTCGTCACCGGCAAGGTCAAGGAAGAAGAGGGCGTGGTGATGCGCACGGCCCGCCAACGCTACGCGCCGGTCCTGGCGTGGGTGCTGCGTCGACGCAAGCTGGCGTTCGCAGGCGCCGCGGTGCTGGTGGTGTTGTCTGGCGTATTGGCCAGCCGCATGGGCAGCGAGTTCATCCCCAGCCTGAGCGAGGGCGACTTCGCCCTGCAGGCCCTGCGGGTGCCGGGCACCAGCCTGAGTCAGTCGGTGCAGATGCAGCAGCGCCTGGAGCAGACCATCATTGCCCAGGTGCCGGAAGTGGAGCGGGTGTTCGCCCGCACCGGTACCGCCGAGATCGCCTCTGACCCGATGCCGCCGAATATCTCCGATGCCTACGTGATGCTCAAACCGCGTGAGCAGTGGGCGGACCCTGGCAAGCCACGTGAGGCGCTGATCGCCGAGGTGCAGCGTGCCGCGGCCAGTGTGCCGGGCAGCAACTACGAGTTGTCCCAGCCGATCCAGCTGCGTTTCAACGAGTTGCTTTCCGGCGTGCGCAGCGATGTGGCGGTGAAAGTGTTCGGCGACGACATGGACGTGCTCAACCGCACCGCCGCGCAGATCGCCACCGCCCTGCAGCAAGTGCCTGGCGCCTCTGAGGTGAAGGTGGAGCAGACCACGGGCCTGCCGGTGTTGACCATCGATATCGACCGGGACAAGGCCGCACGCTATGGCCTGAATGTGGGGGATGTGCAGGACGCGATCGCTATTGCCGTCGGCGGGCGCACCGCCGGCACCTTGTACGAAGGCGATCGGCGCTTTGACATCGTGGTACGCCTGTCAGAAGCCCTGCGCACCGATGTCGATGGGCTGTCGAGCTTGCTGATCCCGGTGCCGGCCAGCAGCGCGGCGGGGGCCGGACAGATCGGTTTCATCCCACTGTCGCAGGTGGCCATGCTCAACCTGCAACTGGGGCCTAACCAGGTCAGCCGAGAGGATGGCAAGCGGGTGGTGGTAGTCAGTGCGAACGTGCGTGGGCGCGACTTGGGCTCGTTCGTCGAAGAGGCCGAACAGCGCCTGATCGACAAGGTGCAGATCCCGGCAGGTTACTGGACCCGCTGGGGTGGCCAGTTCGAGCAGTTGCAGTCGGCGGCCGAACGGCTGCAGGTGGTGGTGCCGGTGGCGCTGCTGTTGGTGATGGCGTTGCTGCTGATGATGTTCAACAACCTCAAGGACGGCCTGCTGGTGTTCACCGGCATCCCATTTGCCTTGACCGGTGGGGTATTGGCGCTGTGGCTGCGGGACATCCCGCTGTCGATTTCCGCTGGGGTCGGGTTCATCGCGTTGTCTGGCGTGGCGGTGCTCAACGGCCTGGTGATGATCGCCTTCATCCGCAACCTGCGTGAAGAAGGGCGGACGTTGCATGCGGCGATCGAGGAAGGGGCGTTGACGCGCTTGCGACCGGTCTTGATGACCGCCCTGGTGGCATCGCTGGGATTCATCCCCATGGCCCTGGCCACCGGGACCGGCGCCGAAGTGCAGCGGCCGCTGGCGACGGTGGTGATTGGTGGCATCCTGTCGTCCACCGCGTTGACCTTGCTGGTGCTGCCAGCGTTGTACCAGTGGGCGCATCGGCGTGAGGAGCCGGCCTGA
- a CDS encoding efflux RND transporter periplasmic adaptor subunit, whose translation MDNTRKIALLAAAIAVLGLGGLAWTQTTGKAAQDEHSEQSHAHASTAQDDDHGHAEQGDDTHEEQEGSLHLSVAQIEAAGVQVVAAAPMTLGTAISFPGEIRFDEDHTAHVVPRVPGVVESVHADLGQPVKRGQVLAVIASQQISDLRSEQQAAQRRAELARLTFKREQQLWQERISAEQDYLQARQALQEAEIALTNARQKVAAVAPAGAGNRYELRAPFDAVVVEKHLTVGEVVDETSNAFTLSDLTRVWATFSVTPRDLGRVTTGRTVTVSAPDLGAEVEGQVNYVGSLLGEQNRAATARATLANPNGAWRPGLFVNIAVNVERFDAAVVVPEAALQTWEEQTVVFVRTDEGFQARPVKAGRRDSGQVEITEGLAAGTQVAAAGSFVLKSELGKGSAEHSH comes from the coding sequence ATGGACAACACCCGCAAGATCGCCCTCCTGGCCGCCGCCATCGCCGTGCTCGGCCTTGGCGGCCTGGCCTGGACCCAAACCACCGGCAAGGCTGCCCAGGACGAACACAGCGAGCAAAGCCATGCCCACGCCAGTACCGCCCAGGACGACGACCACGGCCATGCTGAGCAGGGCGATGACACCCACGAAGAACAGGAGGGCAGCCTGCACCTGTCCGTCGCCCAGATCGAAGCTGCGGGTGTACAGGTGGTCGCCGCCGCGCCGATGACCTTGGGCACCGCCATCAGCTTCCCCGGCGAGATCCGCTTCGACGAGGACCATACCGCCCACGTAGTGCCCCGGGTGCCTGGGGTGGTCGAGTCCGTGCACGCCGACCTGGGCCAGCCGGTCAAGCGCGGCCAGGTCCTGGCGGTGATCGCCAGCCAGCAGATCTCCGACCTGCGTAGCGAGCAGCAGGCCGCCCAGCGCCGTGCAGAACTGGCGCGGCTGACGTTCAAGCGCGAACAGCAGTTGTGGCAGGAGCGCATCAGCGCCGAACAGGATTACCTGCAAGCCCGCCAAGCCCTACAGGAGGCCGAGATCGCGCTGACCAACGCTCGGCAGAAAGTCGCCGCCGTCGCCCCGGCCGGTGCAGGTAATCGCTACGAATTGCGCGCGCCTTTCGATGCCGTGGTGGTGGAGAAGCACCTGACTGTCGGCGAAGTGGTCGATGAGACCAGCAACGCCTTCACCCTCTCGGACCTGACCCGGGTCTGGGCCACCTTTTCCGTCACGCCACGTGACCTGGGCCGGGTCACCACAGGGCGTACCGTCACCGTGAGCGCGCCGGATCTGGGCGCCGAGGTCGAGGGCCAGGTCAACTACGTCGGCAGCCTGCTGGGTGAGCAAAACCGTGCTGCCACCGCCCGTGCCACCCTGGCCAACCCCAATGGCGCCTGGCGTCCGGGGCTGTTCGTCAACATTGCGGTGAACGTCGAGCGCTTCGATGCCGCCGTGGTGGTGCCAGAGGCTGCGCTGCAAACCTGGGAAGAACAGACCGTGGTGTTCGTCCGTACCGACGAGGGTTTCCAGGCCCGCCCGGTGAAGGCCGGTCGGCGTGATTCTGGCCAGGTGGAAATCACCGAAGGCCTGGCCGCCGGTACCCAGGTGGCTGCCGCTGGCAGCTTCGTTCTCAAGTCCGAGCTCGGCAAGGGCTCGGCCGAGCACAGCCACTGA
- a CDS encoding TolC family protein codes for MPCNRFTPRNTALLCLLLVGLAAPSLHAGQRLSLPQAIEAAYAQNPDLAAASREIGIAEGERRQAGLVPNPELSWEAEDTRRDTRTTTVTLSQALELGGKRGARIGVASAGQTVAQLELERQRNGLRADVVQAFHAALRAQTALELAQQSQALTERGLRVVQGRVKAGQSSPVEATRAQVQLAQAQAQVRRAESQRIVANQSLARLTGSPQVAFARLDAGELSPGPAPRAETLLDRVSQTADWRLAEAQIQRGEASLGSEKAKRIPDLTVSLGSQYSREDRERVNVVGLSMPLPLFDRNQGNVLAAARRADQARDLRNAVQLRLHSDTRSAVSQWASAMQEVLAYDRTILPSAQQAVDTATRGFEMGKFAFLDVLDAQRTLIEARGLYLEALASATDARAQVERIYGELGATP; via the coding sequence GTGCCGTGCAACCGGTTCACCCCCCGCAATACCGCTTTGCTCTGTCTGCTGCTGGTTGGCCTCGCGGCGCCCAGCCTGCACGCCGGGCAGCGCCTTAGCCTGCCCCAGGCGATCGAGGCCGCTTACGCCCAGAACCCCGACCTTGCTGCCGCCAGCCGTGAAATCGGCATCGCCGAAGGCGAGCGGCGGCAGGCTGGACTGGTGCCTAATCCGGAGTTGTCCTGGGAAGCTGAGGACACCCGCCGCGATACCCGAACGACCACGGTGACCCTCAGTCAGGCCCTGGAGCTTGGCGGCAAACGCGGCGCACGTATTGGTGTGGCCAGCGCCGGCCAGACCGTCGCCCAACTGGAGCTGGAGCGCCAGCGCAATGGCTTGCGCGCCGATGTGGTGCAGGCCTTCCATGCCGCCTTGCGGGCACAGACCGCCCTGGAGCTGGCGCAGCAGTCCCAGGCCCTGACCGAACGTGGCCTGCGGGTGGTGCAAGGGCGGGTGAAGGCGGGCCAGTCCTCGCCGGTCGAAGCCACCCGCGCCCAGGTCCAGTTGGCCCAGGCGCAGGCTCAGGTGCGCCGTGCCGAGTCCCAGCGCATCGTCGCCAACCAGTCTCTGGCGCGGCTCACCGGCAGCCCTCAGGTGGCCTTCGCTCGCCTGGATGCGGGCGAGCTTTCGCCGGGCCCTGCACCCCGCGCCGAGACCTTGCTCGACAGGGTGTCGCAGACTGCCGATTGGCGCTTGGCCGAGGCACAGATCCAGCGGGGCGAGGCATCTCTGGGCTCGGAGAAAGCCAAGCGCATCCCCGACCTGACCGTGAGCCTGGGCAGCCAGTACAGCCGCGAGGACCGTGAGCGGGTCAACGTGGTCGGTCTGTCCATGCCGTTGCCGTTGTTCGACCGCAATCAGGGCAATGTGCTGGCCGCCGCGCGCCGCGCCGACCAGGCCCGAGACCTGCGCAACGCCGTGCAGTTGCGCCTGCACAGTGACACCCGCAGCGCCGTCAGCCAGTGGGCTTCGGCGATGCAGGAGGTGCTGGCCTATGACCGCACCATCCTGCCTTCGGCGCAGCAGGCCGTGGACACCGCCACCCGTGGATTCGAAATGGGCAAGTTCGCCTTCCTCGACGTGCTCGATGCCCAGCGCACCTTGATCGAGGCGCGAGGACTGTACCTGGAGGCCTTGGCTTCGGCCACCGACGCCCGCGCCCAGGTCGAGCGCATTTACGGCGAGCTGGGCGCAACCCCTTGA
- the aroQ gene encoding type II 3-dehydroquinate dehydratase has translation MTPRILVINGPNLNLLGTREPDQYGRETLADLAQGCADCAQALDLQIEFRQTNHEGELIDWIHAARGRCAGILINPGAWTHTSVAIRDALVASELPVIEVHLSNVHKREPFRHVSFVSSIAEGVICGLGSHGYRLALAHCAQLFKEPCA, from the coding sequence ATGACGCCCCGAATCCTCGTGATCAACGGCCCCAACCTGAACCTGCTCGGTACCCGCGAACCCGACCAATACGGCCGCGAAACCCTCGCCGACCTGGCACAAGGCTGTGCCGACTGCGCACAGGCGCTCGACCTGCAAATCGAGTTCCGCCAGACCAACCATGAAGGCGAACTGATCGACTGGATACACGCCGCGCGCGGACGCTGTGCCGGCATCCTGATCAACCCCGGCGCCTGGACCCACACCTCGGTGGCCATTCGCGATGCCTTGGTGGCCAGCGAACTGCCCGTCATCGAGGTGCACCTGTCCAACGTGCACAAACGCGAGCCATTTCGTCATGTCTCCTTCGTCTCATCGATCGCCGAGGGTGTGATCTGCGGCCTTGGCAGCCACGGCTATCGCCTGGCCTTGGCGCATTGCGCCCAGTTGTTCAAGGAGCCATGCGCATGA
- a CDS encoding shikimate dehydrogenase: MNPNTVLAGLIGRGIQASRTPALHEHEGDAQALRYLYRLIDADQLGLDDSALPGLLDAAQRTGFTGLNITYPFKQAILPLLDGLSEEAQGIGAVNTVVLKDGKRIGHNTDCLGFAEGLRRGLPDVAREQVVQMGAGGAGSAVAHALLGEGVGHLVLFDVDSSRAQALVDNLNARFGEGRASLGTDLAAAVTAADGLVNTTPVGMAKLPGTPLPVALLHARLWVAEIIYFPLETELLRHARALGCRTLDGSSMAVFQAVKAFELFTGRPADAGRMQAHFASLE, translated from the coding sequence ATGAACCCGAACACTGTTCTGGCCGGTCTGATCGGTCGTGGCATCCAGGCCTCGCGCACGCCGGCGCTGCACGAGCACGAGGGCGATGCCCAGGCCCTGCGCTACCTGTACCGGCTGATCGACGCCGACCAACTGGGCCTGGACGACAGCGCCCTGCCCGGCCTGCTGGACGCGGCCCAGCGCACCGGTTTTACCGGGCTCAACATCACCTATCCATTCAAGCAGGCGATCCTGCCGCTACTCGATGGACTGTCGGAAGAAGCGCAAGGCATCGGTGCGGTGAATACAGTCGTGCTCAAGGATGGCAAGCGGATTGGCCACAACACCGACTGCCTGGGCTTTGCCGAAGGCCTGCGGCGTGGCCTGCCGGATGTGGCACGTGAGCAGGTGGTGCAGATGGGTGCCGGTGGCGCGGGCTCGGCGGTAGCCCATGCGCTGCTCGGTGAAGGCGTGGGCCATTTGGTGCTGTTCGATGTGGACAGCTCACGCGCCCAGGCGTTGGTGGACAACCTCAACGCCCGCTTCGGCGAAGGCCGGGCATCGCTGGGCACGGACCTGGCCGCTGCCGTGACTGCGGCGGACGGCCTGGTCAACACCACCCCGGTGGGCATGGCCAAGCTGCCCGGCACACCGCTGCCGGTGGCCCTGTTGCATGCCCGGCTGTGGGTGGCCGAGATCATTTACTTCCCGCTGGAGACCGAGCTGCTGCGCCATGCCCGGGCGCTGGGTTGCCGCACGCTCGATGGCAGCAGCATGGCGGTGTTCCAGGCGGTGAAGGCCTTCGAGCTGTTTACCGGCAGACCCGCCGATGCCGGGCGCATGCAGGCGCATTTCGCAAGCCTTGAGTGA
- a CDS encoding TetR/AcrR family transcriptional regulator produces MSGLREQQKALRRQAISQSALSLFESQGFQTTTMEQIARSAAVSVPTVFAYFGSKQEILLEKLREADHRAISAARRRIPELDDPIDTICYFERCLTEFAFEVLSPALWREILPQVIALLGPDQSALPAPYKRVNDALVSEIAALLGELRGLGKLRADLDVDYAAFMLNDYGHLQLLRLCRSEPMDLERYWREVRESTAFMVRGMLPA; encoded by the coding sequence ATGAGCGGATTGCGCGAACAACAGAAGGCCCTGCGCCGCCAAGCCATCAGCCAGTCGGCCCTGAGCCTGTTCGAGAGCCAGGGGTTCCAGACCACCACCATGGAGCAGATCGCCCGTTCGGCGGCGGTGTCGGTGCCGACGGTCTTCGCCTATTTCGGCAGCAAGCAGGAGATCCTCCTGGAGAAACTGCGCGAGGCGGACCACCGCGCCATCAGCGCCGCGCGTCGGCGTATCCCCGAGCTCGACGACCCGATCGATACCATCTGCTATTTCGAGCGCTGCCTGACCGAGTTCGCCTTCGAAGTGCTGTCGCCGGCGTTGTGGCGAGAGATCTTGCCCCAGGTGATTGCCCTGCTTGGGCCTGATCAGTCGGCGTTGCCTGCGCCCTACAAGCGGGTCAACGATGCGCTGGTGAGCGAAATCGCTGCGCTGTTGGGTGAGCTGCGAGGGTTGGGCAAGTTGCGCGCCGATCTGGATGTCGACTATGCGGCGTTCATGCTCAACGACTACGGGCACCTGCAGCTACTGCGCCTGTGCCGCAGCGAGCCGATGGACCTGGAACGATACTGGCGCGAAGTGCGTGAATCGACTGCGTTCATGGTGCGGGGGATGTTGCCGGCCTGA
- a CDS encoding amidohydrolase, which translates to MTEHADLIIHHARLYTVDPHRPWASAVAVRGERIVHVGDDRSVLAFQGPATRMIDAQGKLVLPGFVESHWHFSTTAFAHQAFVNHEDPHQVLAALKRYVDENPNEKAITGMGWVQALVPADMLRRETLDAICADKPVCLLSTDYHSMWVNSKALELAGIDRDTPPVEEGASWFEKDPHTGEPTGLIVDGAAYSLLMQRLSDQGYLPVGIDLYLRSIALWQEKLVAAGITTVFDAGFLDPSGDQSLLYQTLMRLEKEQRLKLRVVGSYIDMGTDPDPVASLKALRSEYASPLVKAQALKLMLDGTEMNHTAYLLEPYCDKPHSCGSTTMPEETFERHVREADLNGIDVMVHAVGDGAVRMALDVFERVSASNPPRDRRHVITHAFLTHPDDIPRFRRIGVMANTQLQWGVVDAYTQAIQQSYGPERWASMYKFRSFIEQGVTVSIGMDGLACQCRCQHRPVEHIESGHTRQLAGEPDAPVMPDIHEKLSIPQLIAAYTINGAYQLGLEKEIGSITEGKRADIIILEQDLFELDRYQIGKTEVLLTLMNGEVTHDPLRRALT; encoded by the coding sequence ATGACTGAACATGCCGACCTGATCATCCACCACGCCCGTCTCTACACCGTCGACCCGCACCGCCCCTGGGCCAGCGCCGTGGCGGTGCGTGGCGAACGCATCGTGCACGTCGGCGACGACCGCAGCGTGCTGGCTTTCCAGGGCCCTGCCACGCGCATGATCGACGCCCAGGGCAAGCTGGTGCTGCCAGGCTTCGTCGAATCCCACTGGCACTTCTCCACCACAGCCTTCGCCCATCAGGCCTTCGTCAACCATGAAGACCCTCACCAGGTGCTGGCCGCGCTCAAACGCTATGTGGACGAGAACCCCAACGAGAAGGCCATCACCGGCATGGGCTGGGTCCAGGCCCTGGTGCCTGCGGACATGCTGCGCCGCGAAACCCTGGATGCGATCTGCGCCGACAAGCCAGTGTGCCTGCTGTCCACCGACTACCACTCCATGTGGGTCAACTCCAAGGCCCTGGAGCTCGCTGGCATCGACCGCGACACCCCACCGGTGGAAGAAGGCGCCAGCTGGTTCGAGAAAGACCCGCACACCGGCGAGCCCACCGGGCTGATCGTCGATGGCGCGGCCTACTCGCTGCTGATGCAGCGCCTGAGCGACCAGGGTTACCTGCCCGTGGGCATCGACCTGTACCTGCGCTCGATCGCCCTGTGGCAGGAGAAACTGGTCGCCGCCGGCATCACCACCGTGTTCGACGCAGGCTTTCTCGACCCGAGCGGCGATCAGTCGCTGCTGTATCAAACCCTGATGCGCCTGGAAAAGGAGCAACGCCTCAAGCTCCGGGTGGTCGGCAGCTACATCGACATGGGTACCGACCCAGATCCGGTGGCCAGCCTCAAGGCCCTGCGCAGCGAGTATGCAAGCCCACTGGTCAAGGCCCAGGCGCTGAAACTGATGCTCGACGGCACCGAGATGAACCACACCGCTTACCTGCTCGAACCCTACTGCGACAAGCCGCACAGTTGCGGCAGCACCACCATGCCGGAGGAAACCTTCGAGCGGCACGTGCGCGAGGCCGACCTCAACGGCATCGACGTGATGGTCCATGCGGTCGGTGACGGCGCCGTGCGCATGGCCCTGGACGTGTTCGAGCGCGTCAGTGCGAGCAACCCACCGCGCGACCGTCGCCATGTGATCACCCACGCGTTCCTCACCCACCCGGACGACATCCCGCGATTCCGCCGCATCGGCGTGATGGCCAACACCCAGTTGCAATGGGGCGTGGTCGACGCCTATACCCAGGCCATCCAACAGTCATACGGCCCCGAGCGCTGGGCCTCGATGTACAAGTTCCGCAGCTTCATCGAACAGGGCGTGACCGTCTCCATCGGCATGGACGGGCTGGCCTGCCAGTGCCGCTGCCAGCATCGACCGGTGGAGCACATCGAGTCCGGCCATACCCGGCAACTGGCCGGCGAGCCCGACGCGCCGGTGATGCCGGACATCCACGAGAAGCTGAGCATTCCGCAGCTGATCGCCGCCTACACCATCAATGGCGCTTATCAGCTGGGCCTGGAGAAGGAAATCGGTTCGATCACCGAAGGCAAACGTGCCGACATCATCATCCTGGAGCAGGACCTGTTCGAACTGGACCGCTACCAGATCGGCAAGACCGAGGTGCTGCTGACCCTGATGAACGGCGAAGTCACCCATGACCCGTTGCGCCGCGCCCTGACCTGA